A region of the Arachis hypogaea cultivar Tifrunner chromosome 15, arahy.Tifrunner.gnm2.J5K5, whole genome shotgun sequence genome:
TTGGATTGATGAATTTTTTGTGACTTGCTGGGCGATGTGGAAATGGAGAAATCAAGGGAAGAGGAAAGCGTCTAGAAATGATATCCCCCCTAATAGGGATCGAGGAGTTTGGCACCCTCCAGCACAAGGGTGGTTGAAATTAAATACTGATGGTGCTTTCGGGGAGACTCAATGATTCGGGTAGTGGAGGATTGCTGAGAACTCATGAAGGGAAATGGATATGAGGTTTCATGGCAAGGCTGGGGAACTGTCCAGCAATACAGGCGGAACTCGGGGTAGTTTTTTATTGATTGAAAATGGCTTGGGAGCTAGGAATGAGGAGAGCGATGGTGGAAGTAGACTCTTTTGAAGTGATGATGGAAGTGAGTCTCAATTTGCCAATGGGATGGGTAGGGGTGGGTTTTTGCCCAACCCGTTCCTACCCACCTTACAATAACTTGTATAGAAATCGTCTCACTTTTATATGCGAGTATTAAAAAGTTAAATCTTAATCCGCCTATGCAAGTATCTATTCTAcctgtataattataaaaatttaataaataaattaaattttaaaatttatataatcatcattatatacatatcataaattaaaagaaaaatttaaatataatatattattgttaattattttacCAATTATTGGTGCAGTCTACGATGCCCACAAGTTTTGGTGACTATGGTGACTATGGACAAACAGACATCAGATGTTGAAATTTCCAACCATACAAAATAAGAAATTGAAGCATGTTTTAATTACAGATCTATTGATAAATAATGGTATGTTTATGATCTATAAATAAAAGAACAAATTAGACCATCCATTATATTCTTTGACAATAAAAAATAGTCTATTACCGGAAAATCGTTCCCTCTCTCACTGGAAATGGAGTCGCCACCAATGCCAAGAATTGAAGAAATGGTCctcatattaataaataattatttatatcttttatttttaattgaaataaccattttatCCTgcaataaaaatctaaattttaaagtTACTGtcgttaattaaattttaatactagtcaaggaaaatttaaaattactaattACAAAAAGTATCATGTCATGTGTAGATTGGTAGGTTAATGTATAGGTATTTATAGCCACTGCATTGAAAGCCACCGTAGTCGTCAACATAGACCTCAAGGTTCTTTCCATTTGCTTACTGAAGACCTTGTCCATCAGTCGTTGATAAGTAGCACCTGCATTCttaagtccaaaaggcataaccTTATAACAATAGTTTCCAGGTTTGGTGATAAAAGTTGTTTTATCCTCATCTTCTGGAAGCATTAGAATCTGCTTATATCCAGAGTATGCATCTAGAAAACTTAAGATATCGTATCCTGATGCATTATCGACCAGTTTATCTATACATGGGAGTGAATAGGCGTCTTTAGGACATGCTTTGTTCAGGTTAGTAAAGTCTACACACATTCGTCACTTACTTGAGGCTTTCCTTACCATAACCACGTTAGAGAGCCATGTTATAAATCGTAATTTCTTTATGAATCCTGCTTGTAGGAGTTTTTGGGTCTCTTCCAGACATGCTGCTCTTTTCTCGTCTCCCATGTTTCGTTTCTTTTGTGATACAGGTCGAACTTTAGGGTCGATTTGTAATCTGTGGCATATAAGACTCGGGTCTATCCCGGGCATGTCTGCTGCCGTCCACGCGAAGAGGTCGGCATTGTTTCGAAGCAAGTTGATGATTCGTTATTTAGTTTCTGAAAAAAGAGAACGACTTATGTAAGTGTTATTGTCATCTATTGTTACCTTTTCAAGGTCATCTGTTGGTGCAGGCCTGTCGTGGAGATCTCCTCTTGGATCAAGATCGGCAGTGTTCGAGATATTTGCCACATCATAGGTTCCTTCTCTAGCTCGTCCTTCTGGTTGGTTTCTGATCTTATTTtcaagctttcattgtagcattgtCGAGCTTCGATCTGGTAAGAATGTATAATGGCTATCTGGTCGTCTTGTACCTGAAACTTGACACATAGATGGATAGTGGATACAATAGTACCGAAGGAATTTAAAAAAGGTCTACCAATGATGATATTGTAAGGGCTAGTGTAGTCGACAACTAGGAACTGCACGTCCTTTGTTTCACTCAAGGGGTGGTCGCCCATGGTTATTTTTAGCCATATGCTGCTGAGGATAGATATTCGTTCCCCTGAGAATCTGACTAGCTCCCCCAAGGATGGTAGTATTGTGTGCTCACTAAGTTTCATTTTCCTGAAAGTAGAGTAAAAGAAGACGTCCGCGCTGCTGCTGGGGTCAAGTAGAACTTTCTTCACCAGGAGATCTCTCGCCTGGATGGAAATGACTACATGATCATCTAGGTTGGTGGCTCTTGCTTGGTAGTCGGACTGTTCAAAAGATATCTGGGATGTATGTGGTTTGCGAATGGTGGTCTCGTCTGTCTGTTGGACCATTAGCATTGCTCGGTAACTACGCTTTCGCGCCGAGCTTGTCTGTCCACCACTCACGAATCCCTCAGAGATGCAATTGATAACTCCTCTTGTCAGTGGAGGTTGAAATCTGGTTTTGTCTGAGGTATTTGGAGTTTGCTCTTGTTGCCGGTCGCTTGTGTTCTGCGTAACTGGTCTTATCCTGCCACTTATGTATTTGTCTAGGTGTCCCTGTCTGGCCAACCTTTCTAGTAGGTCTTTGACGATCACGCATTCGTCAGTTGTGTGGCCGAACTTTTGGTGGAAGGCGCAGTGTTTTGACTTGTCGACGTACCTCTGGTCTTGGTATGAACCGGCTCTGCTCGGTGGCTTTATTAGCTTGTTGTGTAATATTTCTTTAATGATGTCTTCCCTTTTGGTATTGAACCTGGTGTATGAATCAAACTTCGGAGTTAGCTTAAAGGGTTTCTTGGAATCCTTGTTATAAGACTTGTCTTCTTCCTTTCTGAATGATGGTCTCTCATTCCTCCGAATTTCGCGTAGCTCTTCTATTTCGATCTGTTCGGTCGCTTTATCCTGAGATTCCTCCAATGTCTTCGGTTTTGCCACAGCGATAGCTTCCTGAAATTTTTTAGGTCGAAGACCGCTCTTGATGGCGTGCAATTGCACTTCTGGATTGAGGTCGGGAATTTCCATGGCTGCTATTGTGAAGCGTGTCATATAGTCTTTCAAGTTCTCGTGCTGTCCTTGCTTGATCGTGCTAATATAGTCTGAGTCTCGCACATAGATTTTGGATGCTGCAAAATGATTAATAAACAATTTGGCGAACTCATCAAAACTGGTTATGGAACCTGCAGgcaaattagaaaatcataatagGGCAGCTCCATCTAAAAAAGTTGGAAAAGATCGGCGAAAAATGGGATTGGAGTCGCTATTGAGGAACATCATAGATTTAAATTTTAGGTCATGAACTTTAGGAACCTGCAAAAgagacgctcaagtcagtaatgCGTATAATAAAcgtgagaaaaaaaataaaagaaagtatcaTAGAGGCGAGGTTGCTGTTGCTTTGTTTGATTGAGAATATTTTAATGTgtgtgtttctttttcataccCTGACGAGGTTTGCTCGTTTGTTGAAATAGATAGTGTGCTAGGAAATATTTATTGAGTAAACGTTCGAGTAGTGCTCGGTCTTTGTGGGGTTGTTATTAAGGATTAGTTTAGGTGCTTGAATGGTGCGGAATTCTCGGTATGGAGTTTTGTTTGAAGAGTTTGACTTATTTTCAGTTGTTACTTCGTTTGGCCGAGGATATTAGTATGGtacaaaaagtatatatatttatatatacatgaTATATACTGGATTAGATATTATCTAAATCCGACTCCACCTCGCCTTGTCCAAAAACTCCATCACTAAAAAATCCGCTTCGAACAAATAGGAATAGTCAAATAAATACCCGCAAATTCGGATAGTGTTGCCACCTTCAAATTCCAGCACCCTCAAATAAGGGACTTGCGCTTACTGGTTACCCAAGGAAATCCCCAAAAGCCATAATGGATTCCATTTTATTGACTCCTTCCCGATAGGATTTGTGTCTTTCATTGTAAATGATAGTATGGGGAGTGTTTCTTCTTTTTGGATTAGGCCTCGTTGGTTTAACAAAATATACAAGCTGTTCAAGTGTTCAACCAAACACTTTTTCCTTTGGGGTCTTTGCCTATGGACTAGGTAACTGGGCCAAGACCCAACTCAATTTTATTATCTTCCACTACATGTATGACAAATTCGGGTGATGCTTGCTTTGGAGATTGGCCTTTTGTTTCTGGTCCTACCGTCTAATGTTCGACTCTTCCTTATGACGATAAAATGTACAAGTGCCGTGTAATTATTCTGACAAAAAATTACTACGTAATTATAGTATACtttagtaaataataatattaaaacaaAGAGTTGCCATAATGGAATTGTATTTTTTCCTTTTAACATTCttgttttttttgttgttgtttagtCTATGTCTTCGTATTCACTATTGAGCAGTATATGAAAGCgaacaaaaattcaatttttttttacaagttTGTTCCTATTACTTTTTACTGCATATTCTAAGAGCGAATTTTATTATTAGTCATTAAATATGAACATAAGTTACATTTTGTGTTTCATAGTTGTTAATTTagcaaataacataaacaatatatattGCTACATTAAGCATTTTAATTGTTTATTAAGATTTGAATAATGCTATATgaccaataaatattattatttttaataaatattttattagtaatatattgcatctatatttataaaaatgttatacataaaaaatatataatttatacttatatttatatgcacctatatttttttagaattttatacatagattaataaaatttatttattaaagataatttaatgaTTATATTAGTCAAATagtcaaaaatactaaaaattactgattttcaaaaatttttttaaaaagttattcatgaaataaatattatatggtattttttcatttttgtcactacatatttatttacatgaatttCTTTTGATGCAGTCCCTGCACTAGTATTTTATTGAAAGATGAGTGTATTATGATGTTTACATAATTGTTTGGGATGCTGAGCATTTATTCACAAATTACAAGAGGATTGAATAGTCACTACTTCCCTATCACACTTATCCGTATCGGTATCCGAATCCGAATCCAACAACCTGGTATCCCGCCGACAGAACATTTTCTACGTACAAGACAACCGCACGATCGAAACCATTATTAACCAAAGACCTCTTTACCAATTCTATTCCTTGATTCCACTTTTGTCTGTCACTCTCTTTTGCAACTCACCGTAAAATCTAAACCAATCAAAACtaacattaattaaataattaatgaatgcaCTCACTCACTAATTGTGGCGTGTGGCATGTATCACTGTATAATATTATGCTCTTCTTATGCCGTGTTTcctatataaattaattaattaatatggtTGAATTTCACAAATCACAATCCCAGGTTCCACTTACTTGTATGGGTATGCAGAGAAGAAGATAAGTGGTGCGAATGATGGAGGAAGTGGCAGGGGCGTTTGGCAGCAGCGCCAGCTTCGCCCTCCGCTTGGGGCAGACCGTCTTCTCCTCCGCCTCCCTTCTATTCATGTGCTTTGGCGTCGATTTCTACTCGTACACTGCTTTCTGGTATTCACTGTTCCCAACTATTTCTTTTTCTGATTCACTCTTTAGTCTTCAATGTGTTGCTTTGATAACAAACACTATTTTGCAATGTCATCTGAATGCACACCTACTCTCAACTTTCGATCTCAAAATTGGTTTTTATGTGGGGTTACATGTCAATTCAATCCTGCTATGTCGCAGATCTATTCTTCATAAGAAATGAGGCAGTAATTTACACTTCTCAAATTATAGGCAAGTCACTGCAAGCTTGCTGGCCCTGAAATTGGTTTGCAAATTGTTCAAAGTCTTACATACCTCTCTGATTTTGGGATAGAAAGTTTACAAATGAATTTATTGCTGAATGGTGATGGGAAATTAATTGAAATTCCCTATAACTAAATTGCGCATCTAATAGGTCCAGAGTCTACAGCATTTTTGGATTTGTGTAGGATGTAAGAATGCTGAGAACAGATCATTTCTAGTTTCTTAATGAGCATGAACAATTGATTGATTGGGGTTCTTAATACAAAGCTGGAGTTCccaatttctttcacattttttgtTTGATACATGATTTGATTGTGATGAGTGTTTGTGTGGAGCTTAGCCGCTTAGCATGTTCAAGGTCTAAAACCAAGAGGAGGAAAAGGATTTAGGTTTATGCAGCATGCTTGTCGTTACAATTGGCATGCCTTGCAGTTTATAAATTCTAACTGATAATAAGTTATGCTATTCTGCAGCTATTTGGTGACAGTCATGGGTTTGGTAATTCCATGGAGCGTAACATTGTTAGTAGTAGATGCTTACTCCGTCTTCATAAAAGACCTACAAATTCAGCAAAGGATTGTAATGATAATCTTTCTGGGAGACATGGTATGTAGTTATCTGCAACTTATGGCTAAGACTTGAAGAGGCATTAATAAGGTTACAATACTGAACTAATAGTTTTGAggtttttcttttcgttttcctTATCTACTATGCAGGTTTTAGCGTATCTCTCGCTGGCTGCAGCATGCTCTACAGCGAGTGTCGCGGATCTTCTGCTTGAAGCTGGTGGATCCCTTTGCCCTGCAAGACTATGTGGTAGATATCAAATGTCTGCTGCTATGGCCTTTTTGTCTTGGTTTCTTTCATCAGCTTCCTGTCTTTTCAATTtttggctcttctcttctctgtaAAATACATAGCTCACTGTTGATATATGTGTAAATGAATGCAAAGGGTGTGAATGTGAATGACAAAGTCATTTGCTTTTTAAGtacatattttttgaaatttcctTGTGAATAAAATTCTGGCGACTATAGTCAACAATGTAATAACTGCTCTTTCAGCAGGGCAAGGGAAAAATACTAAAGGTTTATTTCTTGGTTCTCAACTGCTTCCAGCTTTTCTTCCCAGTTTTTTGCTGTTTTACTAAGTTACTTGGGAAAGTTAGTTGAAAATCTGAATGATTTATATAGCATGGTACTAGAAGTTCCACTGTTCCAAACTGTGTGTACTGTGCCTGCGATAATCTGGCGCAACATCTGTAACATTCATTTGGTGCTTATGCAATGTGAAGAGTTCTATTCTATATTGTTTCTTTATGACGTTTGGAGTCACTTTTATTCCATCCTTAGGGGGATTTGAGGGAGTTTGATCCTTAAGAATTAAACTTGACTCCATTCGAATGACTAAAACACTGGTTATCATTTGAGACACTGTCTAATTCACTAGCTGGTCAAACTTGATTCATGCTTATATGATAGCTGTATAAATATGAAAGGAAAGTGTGGAAAGAATTACTAATTAGTTTTGCATAATTTATAGTCAAACAATGTCCATTGGATCAGAAAActaacaattttaaaataagaaaataatatgcGATGATGGTAGAAATAAAGGTAAATTATAACCatataaaattaaactattaaagAATTATAGATGTAGATATGTAGTAGCAAAATGAAATCCGACACTAAAAATCACTCactaaaatagttatttaatcattgatttgtatataataaatattaaatataaaatacatattaaaaatatattgaataaaatatatatttatatacaaatatattataaCTGATTTGAGTAGTTGATTTTTTAGGTATTGCCAACATAATAATTCGAGATAACCAAGTTTGATAGTAATTCTTACAAAAGTGCCTAAATTGAGATAATACAACAATCTATTATATCTATGAAACATGATTATTGACTAAATTTCTATAGTAGTCTTTTAGATTTACGGCTTTTACCAATTTAGTCTCTCAGATTTAAAATTGTCTATACTAATTTTTGAGATTCATTTTCGGATACTATGTTAGTCTTTCCAGTGGTGAATTTGCGAATGAAGTGTTAAGTTATCTCTTCTTTATCACGTTGAATTGCAAAACGACTAACTAACGCGCAAGATTAATTTTCTTATCCAAATTGGTCCTTCCTATTTATAAACCCTAATTCACTCTATTAGTGATCTgttgtattttttataaaatcaattttatcacGTCAGCCAATCCTTACAGCATGACAAATCTTTGTTCACTAACTCAGCACTGAAAAGATCTAG
Encoded here:
- the LOC112747850 gene encoding uncharacterized protein; the protein is MKDTNPIGKESIKWNPLWLLGISLGSITSFDEFAKLFINHFAASKIYVRDSDYISTIKQGQHENLKDYMTRFTIAAMEIPDLNPEVQLHAIKSGLRPKKFQEAIAVAKPKTLEESQDKATEQIEIEELREIRRNERPSFRKEEDKSYNKDSKKPFKLTPKFDSYTRFNTKREDIIKEILHNKLIKPPSRAGSYQDQRYVDKSKHCAFHQKFGHTTDECVIVKDLLERLARQGHLDKYISGRIRPVTQNTSDRQQEQTPNTSDKTRFQPPLTRGVINCISEGFVSGGQTSSARKRSYRAMLMVQQTDETTIRKPHTSQISFEQSDYQARATNLDDHVVISIQARDLLVKKVLLDPSSSADVFFYSTFRKMKLSEHTILPSLGELVRFSGERISILSSIWLKITMGDHPLSETKDVQFLVVDYTSPYNIIIGRPFLNSFGTIVSTIHLCVKFQLENKIRNQPEGRAREGTYDVANISNTADLDPRGDLHDRPAPTDDLEKILMLPEDEDKTTFITKPGNYCYKVMPFGLKNAGATYQRLMDKVFSKQMERTLRSMLTTTVAFNAVAINTYTLTYQSTHDMILFVE
- the LOC112748839 gene encoding CASP-like protein ARALYDRAFT_485429, producing MMEEVAGAFGSSASFALRLGQTVFSSASLLFMCFGVDFYSYTAFCYLVTVMGLVIPWSVTLLVVDAYSVFIKDLQIQQRIVMIIFLGDMVLAYLSLAAACSTASVADLLLEAGGSLCPARLCGRYQMSAAMAFLSWFLSSASCLFNFWLFSSL